In Methylovirgula sp., a single genomic region encodes these proteins:
- the cobW gene encoding cobalamin biosynthesis protein CobW: protein MAALDTHKIPTTIVTGFLGSGKTTLIRHLLERAQGRRLALIINEFGDVGVDGEILRSCGVASCPEENIIELANGCICCTVADDFVPAIEALLGRGEKPDHIIIETSGLALPKPLVKAFDWPTIRSRLTVDGVIAVVDGAAVLAGTFADNPEMIAAQRAADPSLDHDNPLEEVFEDQLLCADMVVLNKSDLLTDDEKMQAREQIAAVLPRAVKIVVTSEGKVDPELLLGLEAAAEDEIDARKSHHDDEPEHDHDEFESFVLNVGPVSDQEQFIARLSAIAEQHDVLRMKGFFEVAGKPMRLLVQGVGRRFRQNFDRPWHKDESRQGRLVVIGETGLDRAAIAAAVG from the coding sequence ATGGCGGCGCTCGACACGCATAAAATCCCGACAACGATCGTCACCGGCTTTCTGGGCTCCGGCAAGACGACGCTGATCCGCCATCTGCTCGAACGTGCGCAAGGCCGCCGCCTGGCTTTGATCATCAATGAATTCGGCGATGTCGGCGTCGATGGCGAAATCCTGCGCAGCTGCGGTGTCGCGTCATGCCCCGAAGAAAATATTATCGAGCTCGCCAATGGCTGTATCTGCTGCACGGTCGCAGACGATTTCGTGCCTGCCATTGAGGCGTTGCTCGGTCGCGGCGAGAAGCCCGACCACATCATCATCGAGACGTCGGGTCTGGCCCTGCCCAAGCCGCTGGTGAAAGCCTTTGATTGGCCGACCATTCGTTCGCGCCTCACGGTGGATGGTGTGATTGCCGTGGTCGATGGCGCTGCCGTGCTCGCAGGCACATTTGCCGATAATCCGGAAATGATCGCAGCACAGCGCGCCGCCGATCCTTCGCTCGATCACGATAATCCGCTTGAGGAAGTCTTCGAGGATCAACTTCTGTGCGCTGATATGGTCGTGCTCAACAAAAGCGATCTGCTGACAGACGATGAGAAGATGCAGGCGCGTGAACAGATCGCCGCAGTTCTGCCGCGCGCGGTCAAAATTGTTGTCACGAGCGAAGGCAAGGTCGATCCCGAGCTGCTGCTTGGGCTTGAAGCTGCGGCGGAAGACGAGATCGACGCGCGCAAGTCGCATCACGATGACGAGCCCGAGCATGATCACGACGAGTTCGAAAGCTTCGTGCTCAATGTCGGTCCGGTCAGCGATCAGGAGCAATTCATCGCCAGGCTGAGTGCTATCGCCGAGCAGCATGACGTGTTGCGGATGAAAGGCTTTTTCGAGGTCGCGGGCAAGCCGATGCGTCTTCTGGTGCAGGGCGTCGGACGGCGCTTCCGGCAGAATTTCGATCGTCCGTGGCATAAGGACGAATCCCGCCAGGGCCGGCTGGTCGTCATCGGCGAGACGGGGCTTGATCGCGCGGCGATTGCCGCAGCGGTCGGCTGA
- the cobJ gene encoding precorrin-3B C(17)-methyltransferase, with protein MSAGHLAIVGLGPGPHDLMTFEAEAALRRATDLVGYGPYVDRLSLAPGQIRHGSDNRVEIDRARHALDLALGGARVAVVSGGDPGVFAMAAAVFEAIEQGDPRWRDLDIEVHPGISAMLAVAARLGAPLGHDFAVISLSDNLKPWAAIAKRLTAAAEGDFVMAFYNPASKARPYLIHDVFELLRGLKAPDTIVAFARAVSRPDEKIELTNLAEADPSIADMSTLILVGSSETRRIARGDGGYWVYSPRSYGIAR; from the coding sequence ATGAGCGCAGGTCATCTCGCCATCGTCGGTCTTGGACCCGGTCCACATGATCTGATGACCTTTGAGGCCGAAGCGGCTTTGCGCCGTGCGACCGACCTCGTAGGCTATGGACCTTATGTCGATCGGCTCTCGCTCGCGCCGGGCCAAATACGCCACGGAAGCGACAATCGCGTTGAAATCGACCGGGCGCGCCACGCGCTCGATCTGGCGCTTGGCGGCGCGCGCGTTGCGGTCGTATCGGGCGGCGACCCAGGTGTCTTCGCGATGGCTGCGGCGGTCTTTGAGGCGATTGAGCAGGGCGATCCGCGCTGGCGCGATCTTGATATCGAGGTGCATCCTGGAATCTCCGCGATGCTTGCCGTCGCGGCACGTCTCGGCGCGCCGCTGGGTCATGATTTTGCGGTGATCTCGCTCTCGGACAATCTGAAACCGTGGGCGGCGATCGCGAAACGGCTGACGGCGGCCGCAGAAGGCGATTTTGTGATGGCATTCTACAATCCGGCCTCGAAGGCACGGCCGTATCTCATTCACGATGTCTTCGAATTGCTGCGCGGGCTGAAAGCGCCGGACACGATAGTTGCTTTCGCGCGTGCCGTCAGCCGGCCGGACGAAAAGATCGAATTGACCAATCTTGCAGAGGCCGATCCATCCATAGCCGACATGAGCACGCTGATCCTTGTCGGCTCCAGCGAGACGCGGCGCATCGCTCGCGGCGATGGCGGATATTGGGTCTATTCGCCGCGCAGCTATGGCATCGCGCGATGA
- a CDS encoding precorrin-2 C(20)-methyltransferase: MSAGKLIGVGLGPGDPELLTVKAVKAIKSAPVVAFFAKAGRRGNAREIADCWIVHEQTEVPLYYPMTTETRFDHPVYIETLRAFYETSCATLAAHLEAGRDVALLAEGDPFFYGSFMHIYVRLRERFETAIVPGVPGMAGCWSAAETPMTWGDDVLIVLPATLSEDEIVERLSHCDAAVVMKLGANLPKARNAVLRAGRAANALYVERGTMSGEKVLKLVEKTDDSAPYFSLILIPGKGRRP, from the coding sequence ATGAGCGCCGGAAAATTGATCGGCGTGGGGCTTGGGCCGGGTGATCCCGAGCTTTTGACCGTGAAGGCGGTGAAGGCAATCAAATCTGCGCCGGTCGTTGCCTTCTTTGCGAAGGCCGGGCGCCGCGGCAATGCGCGCGAAATCGCCGATTGCTGGATCGTGCATGAGCAGACGGAAGTGCCACTCTATTATCCGATGACGACGGAAACACGGTTCGATCATCCCGTCTATATCGAAACATTGCGCGCGTTCTATGAAACTTCTTGCGCAACGCTCGCCGCGCATCTCGAAGCTGGCCGCGATGTCGCGTTGTTAGCGGAGGGCGATCCGTTTTTCTACGGTTCCTTCATGCACATCTATGTGCGCTTGCGCGAACGGTTCGAGACCGCAATTGTCCCCGGCGTGCCCGGCATGGCCGGCTGCTGGAGCGCGGCGGAAACGCCAATGACCTGGGGCGACGACGTCCTTATCGTCTTGCCAGCGACGCTTTCGGAAGATGAGATCGTCGAACGCCTGAGCCATTGCGATGCCGCCGTCGTCATGAAGCTTGGCGCCAATCTTCCGAAGGCGCGCAACGCCGTTCTTCGCGCGGGCCGCGCCGCAAATGCGCTCTATGTCGAACGCGGCACGATGTCGGGGGAGAAAGTGCTGAAGCTTGTTGAGAAGACCGACGATTCCGCACCGTATTTTTCGCTGATCCTCATTCCGGGCAAGGGCCGGCGGCCATGA
- the cobG gene encoding precorrin-3B synthase, whose protein sequence is MSALRKGWCPSVLRPMASGDGLIVRVSIKDGRVSPTIARALATLSRRFGNGLLDLSARANLQLRGVSDATLVPLQTELRALGVAEADGEPAVARNIISHPLAGIDPQAVVDTGSCVRVLRDRLAQDPIVHQLPQKFGFVIDDGGALSLANEKTDVSFLAQRGADCPRFLIRLAGQIAGECAIGELADVGLRIAHAFLQLRDEPAERMAALVRRVGIEKIIASAGLTQTALIIENHAPHPIGTYRVGANCVLGVGIPFGRLDASTLKRLADLAEASGGEMRLTPWRAILIVGADQPDAARLSDTGLIFNEDDPLRSVAACPGVSGCSSGTTATHTDARRLAPFARQLHTHGISLHVSGCAKGCAHPAAVPFTLVGHDGRYDLVRDGTAADKPIATGLEVHQLDLALQQFAEIDA, encoded by the coding sequence ATGAGCGCGCTTCGCAAAGGCTGGTGCCCGAGCGTGCTGCGGCCGATGGCGAGCGGCGACGGGCTGATTGTGCGCGTCAGCATAAAAGACGGGCGCGTTTCGCCCACGATTGCACGAGCGCTGGCCACGCTATCGCGCCGTTTCGGCAATGGACTCCTCGATCTCTCGGCGCGGGCGAATTTGCAATTGCGGGGTGTCAGTGACGCAACGCTCGTGCCTTTGCAGACGGAGCTTCGGGCGCTGGGTGTCGCCGAGGCCGATGGTGAGCCTGCCGTCGCGCGTAATATTATCTCACATCCGCTCGCCGGAATCGATCCGCAAGCCGTCGTTGATACAGGGTCGTGTGTCCGTGTGCTGCGCGATCGGCTGGCGCAGGACCCGATCGTGCACCAGCTTCCGCAAAAATTCGGCTTCGTGATTGATGATGGTGGCGCACTCTCGCTCGCCAATGAAAAGACCGATGTCAGTTTTCTCGCGCAGCGTGGGGCGGACTGCCCTCGCTTTCTCATTCGCCTTGCCGGCCAAATTGCGGGTGAATGCGCGATTGGGGAACTTGCAGATGTCGGTCTGCGCATCGCGCATGCATTTCTGCAACTGCGCGATGAACCTGCGGAACGTATGGCTGCGCTTGTGCGGCGCGTCGGTATCGAGAAAATTATTGCAAGCGCTGGGCTAACCCAAACAGCGCTGATAATCGAAAATCACGCACCGCACCCGATCGGCACGTACCGCGTCGGGGCAAATTGCGTACTCGGCGTGGGTATTCCGTTCGGACGGCTCGACGCGTCCACGCTGAAACGATTGGCGGATCTTGCCGAGGCAAGTGGTGGCGAGATGCGTCTGACGCCCTGGCGCGCAATCCTGATCGTCGGGGCCGATCAACCCGATGCCGCGCGTCTCAGCGATACAGGATTGATCTTCAACGAGGACGATCCTCTGCGGTCTGTCGCCGCCTGTCCGGGGGTGTCCGGTTGCAGCAGCGGGACGACGGCGACACACACGGACGCACGGCGGCTTGCGCCCTTCGCCCGACAATTGCACACACACGGCATTTCTTTGCATGTCTCGGGCTGCGCTAAGGGCTGCGCCCATCCGGCGGCTGTGCCTTTTACGCTGGTCGGCCACGACGGCCGCTATGATCTTGTGCGCGACGGAACGGCGGCCGATAAGCCAATTGCCACCGGCCTCGAAGTCCATCAATTGGATCTCGCTTTGCAGCAATTCGCGGAAATCGACGCATGA
- the cbiE gene encoding precorrin-6y C5,15-methyltransferase (decarboxylating) subunit CbiE, with protein sequence MDSSSPTRWLRIIGIGEDGLDGLSPAARRLLSQAEFIIGGARHLALLGETKAKTLVWPTPFERGIDEIVARRGTPVCVLASGDPFYYGVGATLAGHISPDEMICLPALSSLCLAAARLGWPLQDCDVISLHGRAFERIIPHLRPNARLLALSWDASTPEKLARLLVARGLGGSRLVVLEALGGPKEHIRESTADAFKPREIAALNLIAVEINAAHGAAFIPLTPGLPDEWFESDGQLTKREIRAVTLSALAPWPGARLWDIGAGSGSIGIEWMLAHPRNRAVAIEVREDRATRIARNAAALGVPDLEILTGDALTLMQNLRSPDAIFVGGGGGAMIDAAWTYLASGRRFVANGVTIETQSRLAELHTQNGGELVSLSVAHPQIVGGYRSWRPAMPVVQWAVTKS encoded by the coding sequence ATGGATAGTTCGTCACCGACGCGCTGGCTCAGGATCATCGGCATCGGCGAGGACGGGCTCGATGGCCTTTCTCCTGCCGCGAGACGGCTTTTGTCGCAAGCAGAATTCATTATCGGTGGCGCGCGCCATCTTGCCTTGCTCGGCGAGACAAAGGCCAAGACTCTGGTGTGGCCGACGCCATTCGAGCGCGGCATTGACGAGATTGTCGCGCGTCGCGGCACGCCGGTCTGCGTGCTGGCATCCGGCGACCCGTTTTATTACGGCGTGGGCGCGACATTGGCTGGGCATATCAGCCCAGACGAAATGATCTGCCTCCCGGCGCTGTCCTCGCTCTGTCTCGCGGCAGCGCGATTGGGTTGGCCGTTGCAGGATTGCGATGTGATTTCGCTGCATGGTCGCGCGTTTGAACGGATCATCCCGCATCTACGTCCGAACGCACGTCTCCTGGCTCTCTCCTGGGATGCGTCCACGCCGGAAAAACTTGCGCGCCTTCTTGTCGCGCGCGGGCTCGGCGGGTCGCGGCTTGTCGTGCTGGAGGCGTTGGGCGGCCCGAAGGAACACATTCGCGAAAGTACCGCGGACGCTTTCAAGCCACGCGAGATCGCGGCACTCAATCTCATTGCCGTTGAAATCAACGCGGCGCACGGCGCAGCCTTCATTCCTTTGACGCCGGGCCTGCCGGACGAATGGTTCGAGTCCGACGGGCAATTGACCAAGCGCGAGATTCGCGCGGTTACGCTTTCGGCACTCGCGCCATGGCCGGGTGCAAGGCTTTGGGATATCGGTGCCGGTTCCGGTTCGATTGGTATCGAGTGGATGCTGGCGCATCCGCGGAATAGAGCTGTCGCCATCGAAGTTCGCGAAGATCGTGCTACACGCATTGCCCGCAATGCGGCCGCGCTTGGCGTTCCGGACTTGGAAATTTTGACAGGCGATGCGCTTACGCTGATGCAGAATTTGCGATCCCCCGACGCGATCTTTGTCGGTGGTGGCGGCGGCGCAATGATCGACGCGGCGTGGACTTATCTTGCAAGCGGACGCCGTTTCGTCGCCAATGGCGTGACGATCGAAACGCAATCGCGTCTTGCAGAGCTTCATACGCAAAATGGTGGAGAACTTGTTTCCTTGAGCGTCGCGCATCCGCAGATCGTCGGCGGCTATCGAAGCTGGCGCCCCGCGATGCCGGTCGTGCAATGGGCGGTGACGAAATCATGA
- a CDS encoding cobalamin biosynthesis protein has protein sequence MGGDEIMIAIGIGCRRGIAKESFVEMIQRVLSQIGDAAEVIELFTIEDKHDEAGLLAAVADLRLPIRFLSRAALQSVEASVMTPSRKAETALGVASVSEAAALAGAGRDGVLVMSRIASEGVTCAVARGAGR, from the coding sequence ATGGGCGGTGACGAAATCATGATCGCCATCGGCATCGGCTGCCGCCGCGGAATTGCCAAGGAATCCTTCGTCGAGATGATACAACGAGTGCTATCGCAAATCGGAGACGCGGCCGAGGTGATCGAATTGTTCACGATCGAGGATAAGCATGACGAAGCGGGATTGCTTGCGGCGGTGGCGGATTTGCGCCTGCCAATCCGGTTCTTATCCCGCGCGGCCCTGCAAAGCGTCGAGGCGAGCGTCATGACACCATCACGCAAGGCCGAAACGGCGCTCGGTGTCGCCTCCGTTTCGGAAGCGGCCGCACTGGCCGGCGCCGGGCGCGATGGCGTGCTCGTGATGTCGCGCATCGCCAGCGAGGGCGTCACATGCGCGGTCGCGCGTGGAGCGGGTAGATGA
- a CDS encoding cobalt-precorrin-6A reductase, with amino-acid sequence MLRVLILGGTTQASALAARLVGDGRYDAILSLAGRTKNPTLPDLRHRIGGFGGSAGLANYLHAEAIDVLIDATHPFAEQISANALIAARETNTQLAVFTRPAWKPGAGDKWRDFPDAISAARSLGKKPRRVFLTIGRQQLAAFEIVPQHDYLIRCIDAPEPLPALPHSKLLLARGPFTLEDEQALMRNAGIEILVTKNSGGEATRAKLDAARALGIEVYMIARPQSPNVPAFETLDAILRFLEIQLHRAMP; translated from the coding sequence ATGCTGCGCGTTTTGATTCTCGGCGGCACGACGCAGGCCAGCGCCCTGGCGGCGCGGCTTGTGGGCGATGGGCGTTACGACGCGATTCTGTCGCTTGCGGGACGCACCAAAAATCCAACATTGCCGGATCTTCGCCATCGCATCGGCGGCTTTGGCGGCAGCGCGGGATTGGCAAATTATCTGCACGCGGAAGCGATCGATGTCCTGATCGATGCCACACATCCTTTCGCCGAGCAGATTTCGGCGAACGCCCTCATCGCTGCGCGCGAGACAAATACGCAGCTTGCCGTGTTCACGCGCCCTGCCTGGAAGCCCGGCGCAGGCGACAAGTGGCGTGACTTTCCCGACGCGATAAGCGCCGCACGCTCCCTCGGGAAGAAGCCACGGCGCGTCTTTCTCACAATCGGTCGCCAACAACTCGCAGCGTTCGAAATCGTGCCACAGCACGATTATCTCATTCGCTGCATCGACGCGCCCGAGCCCTTGCCCGCATTGCCGCACTCCAAACTTCTGTTGGCGCGGGGACCCTTCACGCTCGAAGACGAGCAAGCGCTGATGCGCAACGCTGGCATCGAAATTCTTGTCACCAAGAACAGCGGCGGCGAAGCGACGCGCGCCAAGCTCGACGCCGCGCGTGCGCTTGGCATTGAGGTCTACATGATCGCGCGGCCGCAAAGCCCTAATGTCCCGGCGTTCGAGACGCTCGATGCCATTCTGCGATTTCTTGAGATTCAACTTCATCGCGCGATGCCATAG
- a CDS encoding precorrin-8X methylmutase has product MSYSYIRDGAEIYRRSFAIIRAESDLARFTAEQEPVAVRVIHASGQVEAARDLVFSPDFVSAVRTALQNGAPILCDAKMVAGGVTRTRLPADNQIICTLADPSVPVLAIEIGNTRSAAALHLWKEHIAGAVVAIGNAPTALFHLLELFEAGWPQPAAIIGMPVGFVGAAESKEALIEFDEVPFLVARGRRGGSAMTVAAINALASTKE; this is encoded by the coding sequence ATGAGCTATTCCTATATCCGCGACGGCGCCGAGATTTACCGCCGTTCCTTTGCTATCATCCGCGCCGAATCCGATCTCGCCCGCTTTACCGCCGAGCAAGAGCCGGTCGCGGTGCGCGTCATCCATGCGAGTGGCCAGGTCGAAGCGGCGCGCGATCTTGTCTTCTCGCCCGATTTCGTCAGCGCGGTACGTACTGCCCTGCAAAATGGTGCGCCAATCCTCTGCGACGCGAAAATGGTCGCGGGCGGAGTCACGCGCACGCGGCTGCCCGCCGATAATCAAATCATTTGCACGCTCGCCGATCCATCGGTCCCCGTGCTCGCAATCGAGATCGGCAACACGCGCTCCGCCGCCGCGCTTCATCTCTGGAAAGAGCACATCGCTGGCGCTGTCGTCGCCATTGGCAACGCGCCGACGGCCTTGTTCCACCTGCTTGAACTTTTCGAGGCCGGCTGGCCGCAGCCCGCGGCCATCATTGGCATGCCCGTCGGCTTTGTCGGCGCGGCGGAATCGAAAGAGGCCTTGATTGAGTTCGACGAAGTACCATTTCTCGTTGCGCGCGGGCGCCGTGGCGGAAGCGCCATGACAGTGGCTGCGATCAACGCGCTCGCGAGTACCAAGGAATGA
- the cobN gene encoding cobaltochelatase subunit CobN: MHLLRTTTRTIDEAESAVDLGQTPGAIVFLSFSDSDLGLAAAALEDRQTADVRLASLAALRHPYSVDRYIESVAAHARFVLVRLLGGLDYWRYGAQELAAAARRHRFDLALISGDGRADPRLDDLSTLPVETLRAISSSFDCGGPGNLANLFAWIERRSEGETGQLPEPQSTPACGFFAAACRSGASDAPLAIIVFYRAYLLAGDVAPIVAVANALVSRGLRVLAAYVPSLKDGEAGIWLSELLTKERPDVILNSTAFAARMDQAHSPLESADAPILQMIHASNSRASWDSDMRGLGVADLAMNVVLPELDGRIITRTISFKEETERSVALQFTRVVHRPDAARIAFVADLAQAWARLRRTPRGGRRLACILSDYPAKAGRAAYAVGLDTPASLVEIATQLRAAGYDIEAIDDGDAIVRTLAEGAPCEFLSLAMYEEAFAALPETLRAAIIAAWGTPDADPHVERGAFQFRAMRLGKMIVAIQPDRGGAAQRKADYHDARLPPSHFYVAFYLWLRHVERIDAMIQLGTHGTLEWLPGKATALSESCAPEALLGPVPLIYPFIVNNPGEAAQAKRRAGAVIVGHLTPPLGPAGSAGDLAEFEALFDEYASAQQMDPKRAALLAETILARAGETGLAAEGGITLDAPQEEALAKLDAWLCDIKDMRIAEGLHTFGRPPTSMARVLADTQADAADLARLDACAEREMAGLVAALDGRFVEPGPSGAPARGRLDVLPTGRNLVTIDPRMVPTRTAFEIGKRAAAAVIARHLQDHGDWPRRLVIDLWGSATMRTGGEELAQIFAYLGAVPVWNDASGRVTGFTILPPAALDRPRIDVTLRLSGLFRDVFPSQIALMEQLIDAVASLDETADDNPLAATRATSGDMRRIFGPASGTYGVSLGRMLAEDAAVAESALAGAYLADSGTALGRDERAAPDVFRARVASADAFVHVQDLPGQDVLDSSAFFEHEGGFAAAAKQTGGHASLYHLDATRTERPVVRALSEEIARAVRGRASNPKWIAGQMQHGYRGAAEIAETVDNLYGFAVTSGSVTPRQFDLVFDATLGNDDVLAFLKQANPEAGRAIAQRFDQAMRRGLWACRRNSVAMRLANLLEAA, translated from the coding sequence ATGCATCTTCTGCGCACGACGACGCGGACGATCGACGAAGCGGAGAGCGCTGTCGATCTTGGCCAGACGCCGGGCGCGATCGTCTTTTTGTCTTTTTCCGATAGCGATCTCGGGCTCGCCGCGGCGGCGCTGGAAGATCGCCAGACCGCCGATGTACGCCTCGCGTCATTGGCGGCGCTACGCCATCCTTATTCGGTCGATCGTTATATTGAATCTGTCGCGGCTCATGCGCGCTTCGTGCTGGTGCGTCTTCTCGGCGGTCTTGATTATTGGCGTTATGGCGCGCAAGAGCTTGCGGCAGCCGCGCGTCGGCATCGCTTCGATCTCGCTCTCATTTCGGGTGATGGCCGCGCTGACCCGCGGCTCGACGATCTCTCGACGTTGCCCGTCGAAACGCTCCGCGCGATATCAAGCAGCTTCGATTGCGGCGGTCCCGGCAATCTTGCCAATCTTTTTGCCTGGATTGAACGGCGCAGCGAGGGCGAGACAGGCCAATTGCCCGAGCCGCAATCGACGCCAGCCTGCGGGTTTTTCGCCGCCGCCTGCCGATCTGGTGCGAGTGATGCGCCGCTCGCAATCATTGTGTTTTATCGCGCCTATCTTCTCGCCGGGGATGTCGCGCCAATCGTAGCTGTCGCCAATGCTTTGGTCTCGCGTGGCCTGCGCGTCTTGGCGGCGTATGTGCCCAGTCTCAAGGATGGCGAAGCAGGAATCTGGCTTTCCGAGCTTCTGACGAAAGAGAGGCCCGACGTTATTCTGAATTCGACGGCATTCGCCGCGCGCATGGATCAAGCGCACAGCCCGCTTGAATCTGCGGACGCGCCGATCCTGCAAATGATCCATGCCAGCAATTCGCGCGCGTCCTGGGACAGCGATATGCGCGGGCTCGGCGTGGCTGATCTTGCCATGAATGTCGTCCTCCCGGAGCTTGACGGCCGCATCATCACGCGGACGATTTCCTTTAAGGAGGAGACTGAACGCAGCGTGGCGTTACAATTCACGCGCGTCGTTCATCGGCCGGACGCTGCACGGATCGCATTCGTCGCTGATCTTGCCCAAGCATGGGCGCGTTTGCGCCGCACCCCGCGCGGCGGCCGGCGGCTCGCCTGCATATTGTCCGATTATCCGGCCAAGGCCGGGCGTGCGGCCTACGCGGTGGGGCTCGATACGCCCGCGAGCCTTGTCGAGATCGCAACGCAGCTCAGGGCGGCAGGTTACGATATTGAGGCGATCGATGACGGCGACGCGATCGTCCGCACTTTGGCGGAAGGCGCGCCGTGCGAATTCTTATCTCTGGCAATGTATGAAGAAGCATTCGCCGCGCTGCCGGAAACATTGCGCGCCGCAATTATCGCCGCGTGGGGCACACCGGATGCCGATCCGCATGTCGAGCGTGGTGCTTTCCAGTTTCGCGCCATGCGGCTCGGCAAGATGATCGTCGCGATCCAGCCGGATCGTGGCGGCGCGGCGCAACGCAAGGCGGATTATCACGACGCGCGGCTGCCGCCGTCGCATTTCTACGTCGCGTTTTATCTGTGGCTGCGTCACGTCGAGCGGATCGATGCGATGATCCAGCTCGGCACGCATGGCACGCTCGAATGGCTGCCGGGCAAAGCGACGGCGCTGTCTGAATCTTGTGCGCCGGAAGCGCTTCTCGGGCCGGTGCCGCTGATTTATCCGTTCATCGTCAACAATCCCGGCGAGGCAGCGCAAGCCAAACGCCGCGCTGGCGCAGTGATCGTCGGCCATTTGACACCGCCGCTCGGGCCGGCCGGGAGCGCTGGCGATCTTGCGGAATTCGAGGCGCTCTTCGACGAATATGCCTCGGCGCAGCAAATGGACCCGAAACGCGCCGCTTTGCTCGCCGAGACGATTTTGGCGCGCGCCGGCGAAACGGGACTCGCGGCGGAAGGCGGCATCACGCTTGACGCGCCGCAGGAGGAAGCGTTGGCCAAGCTCGACGCATGGCTTTGCGATATCAAGGATATGCGCATCGCAGAAGGTCTGCACACATTTGGGCGGCCGCCAACGTCCATGGCGCGCGTGTTGGCGGACACGCAGGCCGATGCGGCCGACTTAGCGCGGCTCGATGCTTGTGCAGAGCGCGAAATGGCGGGACTTGTTGCTGCGCTGGACGGTCGCTTTGTCGAACCCGGTCCATCGGGCGCTCCGGCGCGCGGGCGGCTCGATGTCTTGCCGACCGGCCGCAATCTCGTGACTATCGATCCGCGCATGGTGCCGACGCGCACGGCGTTCGAGATCGGCAAGCGCGCCGCGGCGGCCGTAATCGCCCGGCATTTGCAGGATCACGGTGACTGGCCACGGCGGCTTGTGATCGATCTTTGGGGTTCGGCGACGATGCGCACCGGCGGCGAGGAGCTGGCACAGATTTTCGCCTATCTCGGTGCGGTTCCAGTCTGGAACGACGCGTCGGGCCGTGTCACCGGCTTCACCATCCTGCCCCCGGCGGCGCTCGATCGTCCACGCATCGACGTGACGTTGCGGCTCTCGGGGCTTTTCCGCGATGTGTTTCCGTCGCAAATCGCGTTGATGGAACAATTGATCGACGCGGTTGCTTCGCTTGACGAAACTGCGGACGATAACCCGCTCGCTGCCACGCGCGCGACGAGTGGCGACATGCGGCGCATTTTCGGTCCCGCCTCCGGCACTTACGGCGTTTCGCTTGGCCGGATGTTGGCAGAAGATGCGGCTGTAGCCGAAAGCGCTCTCGCCGGCGCTTATCTCGCTGACAGCGGCACGGCGCTCGGGCGCGACGAGCGTGCAGCGCCGGATGTGTTCCGCGCACGTGTCGCCAGCGCTGACGCCTTCGTGCATGTCCAGGATTTGCCGGGTCAGGACGTGCTCGATTCGAGCGCCTTCTTCGAACATGAAGGTGGCTTTGCGGCGGCAGCAAAACAAACCGGCGGTCATGCGAGCCTCTATCATCTCGACGCGACACGTACTGAGAGGCCAGTGGTTCGCGCTCTCAGCGAGGAAATTGCCCGCGCGGTGCGCGGCCGCGCGTCCAATCCGAAATGGATCGCGGGCCAGATGCAGCATGGCTATCGCGGCGCGGCGGAAATCGCCGAAACGGTCGATAATCTCTACGGTTTCGCGGTCACGAGCGGCAGCGTGACGCCGCGCCAATTTGATCTCGTCTTTGACGCGACGCTCGGCAACGACGACGTTCTGGCCTTTCTTAAGCAGGCCAATCCGGAAGCGGGAAGGGCGATCGCGCAGAGATTCGATCAGGCGATGCGGCGCGGACTTTGGGCCTGCCGGCGCAATTCTGTCGCGATGCGCCTCGCAAACCTCCTGGAGGCCGCATGA